One genomic region from Nymphalis io chromosome 18, ilAglIoxx1.1, whole genome shotgun sequence encodes:
- the LOC126775318 gene encoding T-complex protein 1 subunit zeta, with amino-acid sequence MAAISLLNPKAEFARAAQALAVNISAAKGIQDVMRTNLGPKGTMKMLVSGAGDIKITKDGNVLLHEMQIQHPTASLIARASTAQDDATGDGTTSTVLLIGELLKQADIYISEGLHPRILTEGFDVARTKALEVLESMKIPIEVKRENLLDVARTSLKTKVHSSLADVLTDACVDAVLAIRTPGKPVDLHMVELMEMQHKTATETTLIKGIVMDHGARHPDMPKRVENAYILTCNVSLEYEKTEVNSGFFYKSAEDREKLVAAERDFIDQRVKKIIALKKKLCDGTDKSFVVINQKGVDPLSLDAFAKEGIVALRRAKRRNMERLSLACGGIAMNSVDDLTEECLGFAGLVYEHILGEEKYTFVEECKNPQSVTILIKGPNKHTLIQIKDAVRDGLRAINNAIEDKCVIPGAGAFEIKVNLELQKYKDTVKGKSRLGIQAYAEALLVIPKTLAVNSGYDAQDTIVKLQEESRLSPDPVGLDLNTGEAIKPSDMGIYDNYIVKKQILNSCSVIASNLLLVDEIMRAGMSSLKG; translated from the exons ATGGCTGCTATAAGCTTATTAAATCCTAAAGCCGAGTTTGCTAGGGCAGCACAAGCTTTGGCTGTAAATATTTCAGCAGCTAAAGGTATACAAGATGTGATGAGAACTAACCTAGGACCAAAGGGTACAATGAAAAT gTTGGTATCGGGAGCAGGTGATATCAAAATAACAAAGGATGGCAACGTTCTGTTGCATGAGATGCAGATCCAACACCCGACGGCGTCGCTGATTGCGCGAGCATCCACAGCGCAAGATGATGCAACCGGTGACGGCACTACCTCTACTGTGTTGCTTATAGGAGAGCTGTTAAAACAAgctgatatttatataagtgaaG gatTACATCCAAGGATTTTAACCGAGGGATTTGATGTTGCTCGAACCAAAGCACTTGAAGTTTTGGAATCCATGAAAATTCCAATTGAAGTAAAGAGAGAGAATCTTCTAGATGTGGCACGTACATCATTGAAAAcaaag GTACATTCCAGCTTGGCTGATGTGTTAACGGATGCTTGTGTGGATGCTGTTCTTGCTATTCGTACCCCTGGTAAACCTGTAGACCTTCATATGGTTGAACTCATGGAAATGCAGCATAAAACTGCTACTGAAACAACCCTTATCAAAG GCATAGTTATGGACCATGGTGCCCGCCATCCGGACATGCCAAAGCGTGTCGAAAATGCTTATATTTTGACATGCAACGTATCTCTGGAATATGAAAAGACAGAAGTTAACTCAGGTTTCTTTTACAAATCAGCAGAAGACAGAGAGAAGCTTGTAGCTGCTGAAAGAGATTTCATTGATCAGAGAGTTAAGAAG ATTATTGCTTTGAAGAAAAAGCTCTGTGATGGTACTGACAAATCTTTTGTGGTCATCAATCAAAAGGGAGTGGATCCACTTTCATTAGATGCTTTTGCCAAAGAAGGTATTGTTGCTCTACGTAGAGCCAAGAGGCGTAATATGGAACGTTTGTCTCTCGCATGTGGTGGAATAGCAATGAACTCAGTTGATGACCTCACAGAGGAGTGTCTTGGATTTGCAGGACTAGTGTATGAGCATATCTTAGGTGAAGAGAAATACACTTTTGTTGAAGAGTGCAAAAATCCTCAGTCAGTAACAATTCTTATAAAGGGCCCTAATAAACACACTCTCATTCAGATTAAAGATGCTGTCCGTGACGGTCTCAGAGCTATCAATAATGCAATTGAAGACAAATGTGTCATACCTGGAGCCGGTGCATTTGAAATTAAGGTCAACTTGGAGTTACAGAAATATAAGGATACTGTTAAAGGAAAGTCTCGTCTTGGCATACAAGCATATGCTGAAGCATTATTAGTTATTCCTAAAACTCTCGCTGTTAACTCAGGTTATGATGCTCAAGATACCATCGTAAAACTTCAAGAGGAATCACGCTTAAGCCCTGATCCTGTTGGTTTGGATCTTAACACTGGTGAAGCTATTAAACCAAGTGATATGggtatttatgataattatattgtgAAAAAACAAATCCTTAACTCATGTTCAGTTATAGCTAGCAATCTTCTCCTCGTCGATGAAATCATGAGAGCTGGCATGTCAAGTCTTAAGGGGTAG
- the LOC126775311 gene encoding protein unc-45 homolog B has translation MINHTEAENFKNKGNEAFKSENYEEAISLYSKAVNLAEKDARELATYLKNRAAAYLKIKDYNKVIKDCDEALKIIPEDPKALFRRSQALESLERFEEAYRDAKTIFTVDPSNKAVQPVLARLHAIVQERVKNAAQTSSKVEQMFKLAFEMSEDKDKREKAMTNLLVLAKETNGADIMIKNGVVHKIQQLVKVEKNLDIYVNAIRVIGQLCKRSVDRTKNIINIVGIPWFLEIIDSDDEERVNAAQYCLQVILNTYSGMDTKKDTKPDPVLCEQYKSEIDTLLTCLTYSITNRVITGKARDAIIELVMRNCHYGTLNWAERFVEIRGLQRLLEVCSELEEYKYESAMNISESSRTIAAACLARVYENMYYDQAREYFNSQIDDFIKEKLLTPDLESKVRVVVAITSLLRGPLDVGNYVISKEGIIEMILVMAQTEDPLQQKVACECLIAAASKKDKARAIINKGVDILKSLYASKNDAVRVRALVGLCKIGSFGGDDASIRPFADGSTKKLAEACRKFLVNPAKDKDMRKWAAEGLSYLTLDADVKEKLVDDKSALQSLIELAKSGDQSCLYGVVTTLVNLCNAYDKQELMPEMLELAKFAKHHIPEQHELDDPDFVNKRLTILCKAGVTTGLVALSKTESHNSRELIARVLNAICSLQELRGMVVQQGGAKILIPMALEGTNVGKKQAAQALARIGITINPEVAFPGQRNLEVVRPLVSLLHPDCTALENFEALMALCNLAGMNETTRNRILKEGGLSKIELYLYEDHMMLQRAAAQCICNLVQSEEVVKTYEGNNDKTKYLYLLCQEEDTDTVMAAAGALCMLTSISKVCCRKLLDLQSWIESLRCLLANPNNEVQYRGVYMLYNIIKDDKDIAAKVFETDVMEILMALTKLTDAEHKKSKEYAEKCLTTAEELGVIKKPEGEMAIDPLQQDEEILNEED, from the coding sequence atgataaaccACACTGAAGCAGAGAATTTCAAAAATAAGGGCAATGAAGCTTTTAAATCTGAAAACTATGAAGAAGCAATATCTCTTTATAGTAAAGCTGTTAATTTGGCAGAAAAGGATGCACGTGAGCTagctacatatttaaaaaatcgagcAGCTgcttatcttaaaattaaagacTATAATAAAGTCATAAAAGACTGCGATGAAGCTCTTAAAATCATCCCCGAAGATCCAAAAGCTTTATTTCGGCGGTCTCAGGCACTTGAAAGTTTAGAGAGATTTGAAGAGGCTTACAGAGATGCAAAAACTATATTTACTGTAGATCCATCTAATAAGGCTGTCCAACCTGTACTAGCACGTCTTCATGCGATTGTTCAGGAAAGAGTCAAAAATGCAGCTCAAACCAGCAGTAAAGTTGAACAAATGTTTAAATTGGCTTTTGAAATGAGTGAAGACAAAGATAAACGTGAAAAGGCTATGACAAATTTGCTTGTATTAGCTAAAGAGACTAACGGTGCTGATATAATGATAAAGAATGGTGTTGTTCACAAAATACAACAGCTTGTGAAGGTGGAGAAGAACTTGGATATATATGTTAATGCTATACGTGTTATTGGTCAATTATGCAAAAGAAGTGTGGACAGaactaagaatattataaatattgttggtATTCCCtggtttttagaaataattgacAGTGATGATGAAGAAAGAGTGAATGCTGCTCAATATTGTTtgcaagttattttaaatacatattctgGGATGGATACAAAAAAAGATACTAAACCAGATCCTGTACTATGTGAACAGTATAAAAGTGAAATTGATACCCTACTCACATGTCTGACATATTCTATTACCAATAGAGTTATTACTGGTAAGGCTAGAGATGCTATAATAGAATTGGTTATGCGAAACTGTCACTATGGTACTCTAAATTGGGCTGAAAGGTTTGTTGAAATCAGAGGTCTTCAACGTTTGCTTGAAGTTTGTAGTGAGTTAGaggaatataaatatgaatcagCAATGAATATTTCTGAGTCATCGAGAACCATAGCTGCTGCTTGTTTAGCTAGAGTATATGAGAATATGTACTATGACCAAGCTAGAGAATACTTCAATAGTCAAATTGATGATTTCATTAAGGAAAAGCTTTTGACTCCTGATTTAGAATCAAAAGTGAGAGTAGTAGTAGCTATAACATCACTCCTACGAGGACCATTAGATGTTGGTAACTACGTCATTTCCAAAGAAGGTATTATAGAGATGATTTTGGTCATGGCTCAAACTGAAGATCCTTTGCAGCAAAAAGTTGCTTGTGAATGTTTGATTGCTGCTGCATCTAAAAAAGATAAAGCCAGAGCCATAATTAATAAGGGTGTTGATATTTTGAAAAGCCTATATGCAAGCAAAAACGATGCAGTCAGGGTTAGAGCATTAGTAGGATTATGTAAAATAGGCAGCTTTGGTGGTGACGATGCTTCTATTCGTCCATTTGCTGATGGATCAACCAAAAAACTGGCAGAAGCTTGTAGAAAGTTTCTAGTCAATCCTGCGAAAGATAAAGATATGAGAAAATGGGCTGCAGAAGGTCTTTCCTATCTCACTTTAGATGCAGATGTAAAGGAGAAATTAGTTGATGATAAATCAGCCCTTCAATCCCTGATAGAATTAGCAAAAAGTGGAGATCAATCATGTTTGTATGGTGTAGTTACAACATTAGTTAACTTATGTAATGCATATGATAAACAAGAACTAATGCCAGAAATGTTAGAATTAGCAAAATTTGCTAAACATCATATACCAGAACAGCATGAATTAGATGATCctgattttgtaaataaaaggtTGACAATTCTCTGCAAAGCTGGGGTGACAACTGGATTAGTTGCTTTATCTAAAACAGAAAGTCACAATTCAAGAGAGTTGATTGCTCGGGTACTTAACGCCATTTGTAGTTTGCAAGAATTGAGAGGTATGGTAGTCCAACAAGGAGGTGCAAAAATTCTAATTCCAATGGCTCTTGAAGGTACTAATGTTGGAAAAAAACAAGCTGCTCAAGCTTTAGCTAGAATAGGCATAACAATTAATCCAGAAGTCGCTTTTCCTGGCCAAAGAAACTTGGAAGTTGTAAGACCTCTTGTATCTTTATTACATCCTGACTGTACTGCACTGGAAAACTTTGAAGCGCTCATGGCTCTTTGTAATTTGGCTGGAATGAATGAAACAACAagaaatagaatattaaaagaAGGTGGCTTATCCAAAATAgaactttatttatatgaagACCATATGATGTTGCAAAGAGCTGCGGCACAGTGTATATGCAATTTGGTTCAATCAGAAGAAGTTGTAAAAACCTATGAAGGTAATAATGACAAAactaaatatctatatttgCTTTGCCAGGAAGAAGATACTGATACAGTAATGGCTGCAGCAGGTGCACTATGTATGCTTACATCTATTAGTAAAGTTTGCTGTAGAAAATTACTTGATCTTCAGTCATGGATAGAATCATTGAGATGTTTATTGGCAAATCCTAACAATGAAGTTCAATATAGAGGTGTGTATAtgctttataacattataaaagatGATAAAGACATTGCTGCCAAAGTATTCGAAACTGATGTGATGGAGATCTTGATGGCTCTGACCAAGCTAACTGATGCTGAACATAAAAAGAGTAAAGAATATGCTGAGAAGTGCTTAACAACTGCAGAAGAATTAGGAGTTATAAAAAAACCAGAAGGGGAGATGGCAATTGATCCTCTTCAACAAGATgaagaaattttaaatgaagaagATTag
- the LOC126775329 gene encoding CDP-diacylglycerol--inositol 3-phosphatidyltransferase, which translates to MSETKENIFLFVPNIIGFGRVILAIISFYYMPTHCVLACTCYITSALLDAFDGHAARYFNQSTKFGAMLDQLTDRAGTAGLMMTLATFYPKYTFWFQLSMVIDITCHWLYLHTSTLQGKTSHKFIDMSENPIMHVYYTNKNVLFFMCAGNEAFYAALYVMYFFTGPTVLGIGLFKLIALVSLPIAVIKAAISVLHGIVASINLSIIDVNERAAIAQKQKSS; encoded by the exons atgtctgaaacaaaagaaaatatttttttgtttgtaccgAACATAATTG gtTTCGGGAGAGTAATTCTTGCTATTATATCTTTCTACTACATGCCAACCCATTGTGTTCTTGCATGTACATGTTATATTACATCGGCGCTCCTCGATGCTTTCGACGGACATGCCGCACGGTATTTTAATCAAA GTACCAAATTTGGTGCTATGTTGGACCAGTTAACAGATCGTGCTGGTACTGCTGGCCTAATGATGACTTTGGCTACTTTCTATCCGAAGTACACATTCTGGTTCCAACTGTCTATGGTTATTGACATAACTTGCCATTGGCTCTATTTGCACACCTCTACCTTACAAGGGAAGACTTCGCACAAGTTCATTGATATGTCAGAGAATCCTATAATGCATGTgtactatacaaataaaaatgtattattcttCATGTGTGCTGGTAATGAAGCATTCTATGCAGCTTTGTATGTGATGTACTTCTTTACAGGCCCAACAG TTTTGGGAATTGGCTTATTCAAACTGATTGCGTTGGTATCCCTGCCCATTGCAGTTATAAAAGCAGCAATATCTGTTCTTCACGGAATTGTTGCATCTATAAACTTATCCATTATTGATGTCAATGAACGAGCGGCCATTGCCCAGAAGCAAAAAAGTTCCTAA